Proteins encoded within one genomic window of Spirulina major PCC 6313:
- a CDS encoding glycosyltransferase — protein MIIWIASYPCSGNSFFRILLHQFSGFSTYTNYDKKTSISQNLRSIVGYQPLPMSQEKMQNASELFFIKTHELPSDQSPAIYLVRDGRDALVSYAHYIFANYPEQICDRTFDQVLRDLVISSNHVSGWSGHVLTWTQRQAPTIILRFEYLIQHPHPQDIIHYALQRLNINQDIISQDAKIPEFKDSKKEYLSYFRNGQVGQWLTEMPMDIQAEFWKKHGYAMQKMGYSQHRSFLSMGVEFFEAENFVSQKNEYFILPTKAINKLKTELIEKEKTIQNMAFFLKLSPSYWLVIHFRPFLKRKLPKRLVTFIRRNKNPLSLELQFTPRSIRLPRSYYCVNKSISSDEMPWISVVTPSYNQVQYISKTIESILQQKYPNLDYVIQDGGSNDGTTEILARYAQQVSHIESSPDGGQAHAINLGFQKTKGEIMAWLNADDILLPGALHYVSEFFSNNPGVDVVYSHRILINEQGHEFSRWILPPHDHEILSWADYIPQETLFWRREIWNKVGGKVDQSYRFAMDWDLLLRFRAAGAKFVRLPRFLGAFRVHSQQKTQALYDVGEEEMNRLRWTQHGETVSIFNVNQKVNQYLRRANWYRFLYQMKLLRY, from the coding sequence ATTTGGATTGCATCTTACCCTTGCTCAGGAAATAGTTTTTTCCGAATTTTGCTACATCAGTTTTCTGGATTTTCTACTTATACAAATTACGATAAAAAAACATCGATTTCACAAAACTTGAGATCCATCGTGGGCTATCAACCGCTGCCCATGTCTCAAGAAAAAATGCAGAATGCCTCTGAGCTTTTTTTTATAAAAACCCACGAGCTTCCCTCTGATCAATCTCCAGCTATTTATCTTGTCCGTGATGGTCGAGATGCTTTGGTTTCCTATGCTCACTATATCTTTGCAAATTATCCAGAGCAGATTTGCGATCGCACATTTGACCAAGTTCTCAGAGATTTAGTGATCAGTTCTAATCACGTTAGTGGTTGGTCTGGTCATGTACTTACCTGGACACAGCGTCAGGCTCCGACAATTATTCTACGCTTTGAATATTTAATTCAGCATCCCCATCCTCAAGACATTATTCACTACGCTCTTCAAAGATTGAATATCAATCAAGACATTATTAGTCAAGATGCAAAAATTCCTGAGTTTAAAGATTCAAAAAAAGAGTACCTTAGTTATTTTCGTAATGGACAAGTGGGTCAATGGTTGACAGAAATGCCGATGGATATCCAAGCAGAGTTTTGGAAGAAGCATGGGTATGCAATGCAAAAAATGGGCTACTCTCAGCATAGATCATTCCTTTCAATGGGAGTAGAGTTTTTTGAAGCTGAGAATTTTGTATCACAAAAAAATGAATATTTTATATTACCAACAAAAGCAATCAACAAATTAAAAACCGAGCTTATTGAGAAAGAAAAAACAATCCAAAATATGGCTTTTTTTCTCAAGCTCTCGCCTTCTTACTGGCTTGTTATTCATTTTCGTCCGTTCTTGAAGAGAAAATTACCAAAGAGATTAGTTACTTTCATTCGTAGAAATAAGAACCCTTTGTCTCTAGAACTACAATTTACACCGAGAAGCATCCGACTACCTCGCTCTTACTATTGTGTAAATAAGTCGATATCAAGCGACGAAATGCCCTGGATTTCAGTTGTGACACCTTCTTATAATCAAGTCCAATATATTTCAAAGACGATTGAAAGTATACTTCAGCAGAAGTATCCAAATCTTGACTACGTGATTCAAGATGGTGGTTCAAACGATGGCACAACTGAGATTTTAGCGCGTTATGCCCAGCAGGTTAGCCATATTGAATCTTCCCCTGATGGGGGACAAGCTCATGCTATCAATTTGGGATTTCAAAAAACCAAAGGTGAGATTATGGCTTGGCTCAATGCGGATGACATTCTACTTCCTGGTGCGTTACATTATGTTTCTGAGTTTTTCAGTAATAATCCGGGTGTAGATGTTGTTTATAGTCATCGCATTTTAATTAATGAGCAAGGTCATGAATTTAGTCGCTGGATCTTACCTCCCCATGACCATGAAATATTGAGTTGGGCTGACTATATCCCCCAAGAGACGTTGTTTTGGCGACGTGAAATTTGGAATAAAGTTGGAGGCAAAGTAGATCAGTCCTATCGTTTTGCCATGGATTGGGATCTATTATTGCGCTTCAGAGCGGCCGGAGCAAAATTTGTCCGCTTACCTCGTTTTCTTGGAGCATTTAGAGTCCACTCTCAGCAAAAAACTCAGGCTCTCTATGATGTGGGAGAGGAGGAAATGAATCGCTTGCGCTGGACTCAGCATGGTGAGACTGTATCGATCTTCAACGTTAATCAAAAAGTCAATCAATATTTACGGCGAGCGAACTGGTATCGTTTTCTGTATCAGATGAAATTACTAAGATATTGA
- the upp gene encoding uracil phosphoribosyltransferase produces MALVTVIEHPLVQHKLTLMRQVNTSTAKFRTLLKEVGMLLAYEVTRDLPLKLTEIQTPLTTMQAPMLAADKKLVLVPIMRAGQGLLDGMLELMPSARVGHIGLYRDPTTHGVVEYYVKLPHDIEQREVLVIDPMLATGNSAIAAVERLKESHPQQIKFICLLAAPEGIAAFHDHHPDVPLYTAAIDQGLDEQAYIIPGMGDAGDRLYGTK; encoded by the coding sequence ATGGCCCTGGTTACTGTGATTGAACATCCTCTTGTACAGCATAAACTCACCCTGATGCGCCAGGTGAACACCAGCACCGCCAAGTTTCGCACCCTGCTGAAAGAGGTGGGGATGTTGCTGGCCTATGAGGTGACGCGGGATTTGCCGTTGAAGTTGACGGAAATTCAAACGCCCCTGACGACGATGCAGGCTCCGATGTTGGCGGCGGATAAAAAACTGGTGCTGGTGCCGATTATGCGGGCGGGGCAGGGGTTATTGGATGGGATGTTGGAGTTGATGCCGTCGGCGAGGGTGGGGCATATTGGCCTGTATCGTGACCCGACGACCCATGGGGTGGTGGAATATTATGTGAAGTTGCCCCACGATATTGAACAGCGGGAGGTGTTGGTGATTGATCCGATGTTGGCGACGGGGAATTCTGCGATCGCCGCCGTCGAACGTCTCAAAGAATCCCACCCCCAACAGATTAAGTTCATTTGTCTCCTCGCCGCCCCCGAAGGCATCGCCGCCTTTCACGACCATCACCCCGATGTGCCCCTCTACACCGCTGCCATCGATCAGGGCTTGGATGAACAGGCCTACATTATCCCTGGCATGGGCGATGCGGGCGATCGCCTCTACGGGACAAAATAA
- a CDS encoding glucose-1-phosphate adenylyltransferase, whose product MKRVLGIILGGGAGTRLYPLTKLRAKPAVPLAGKYRLIDIPVSNCINSGIDKIYVLTQFNSASLNRHLSRGYNFSSISDGFVEVLAAHQTPEHPDWFQGTADAVRQYLWLFREWDADEYLILSGDHLYRMDYSDFIQRHRETGADITLSVIPIDERRASSFGLMKINDNGRVVDFSEKPTGEALKAMQVDTTTLGLNPEDARQKPYIASMGIYVFKKEVLIDLLEKYPQQTDFGKEIIPAAASDYNLQAYLFDDYWEDIGTIEAFFEANLALTMQPKPAFSFYDEKAPIYTRARYLPPTKLLNCDVKESIIGEGCIIKDCSISHSVLGIRSRIESGCKIEDSLLMGSDYYEPFTERQNPNEPTKIPIGIGAGSTIRRAIVDKNARIGQKVLILNKDRVEESNREDEGFYIRSGVVVVLKNAVIPDGTVI is encoded by the coding sequence GTGAAACGAGTATTAGGAATCATATTGGGTGGCGGTGCAGGTACACGCCTCTACCCCTTAACAAAACTCAGAGCCAAACCCGCAGTGCCCCTCGCCGGAAAATATCGCTTAATCGATATTCCTGTGAGTAACTGCATCAACTCTGGCATTGATAAAATTTATGTTTTGACGCAATTTAATTCTGCGTCCCTCAACCGTCACCTCAGCCGAGGCTACAACTTTTCAAGCATTAGTGACGGTTTTGTTGAAGTCCTCGCTGCCCATCAAACCCCCGAACATCCGGACTGGTTCCAAGGAACCGCCGATGCGGTGCGTCAATACCTCTGGTTATTCCGCGAATGGGATGCCGACGAATACCTGATCCTCTCCGGTGACCACCTCTACCGGATGGACTACAGCGACTTCATTCAACGCCACCGCGAAACCGGCGCAGACATTACCCTTTCGGTGATTCCCATTGACGAGCGCCGCGCCTCTAGCTTCGGTTTGATGAAAATCAACGACAATGGCCGCGTTGTAGATTTCAGCGAAAAACCCACTGGCGAAGCCCTCAAAGCCATGCAGGTGGACACCACCACCTTGGGGTTAAATCCTGAAGATGCCCGCCAAAAACCCTATATTGCCTCCATGGGCATCTACGTCTTCAAAAAAGAAGTCCTCATCGACTTGCTCGAAAAATATCCCCAGCAAACTGATTTCGGTAAAGAAATCATTCCCGCTGCGGCGAGTGATTATAATTTGCAGGCCTATCTGTTCGATGACTATTGGGAAGATATCGGGACGATTGAGGCCTTCTTTGAAGCGAATCTGGCCCTGACGATGCAGCCCAAACCCGCCTTTAGTTTCTATGATGAAAAGGCTCCCATCTACACCAGGGCCCGCTATTTACCGCCGACAAAACTGCTCAATTGTGATGTGAAAGAATCGATCATTGGCGAAGGTTGCATCATTAAAGATTGCAGCATTAGTCACTCGGTTTTAGGAATTCGATCGCGCATTGAATCGGGCTGTAAAATTGAAGACTCCCTCTTAATGGGATCTGACTATTACGAACCCTTTACCGAACGTCAAAACCCCAATGAACCCACAAAAATTCCCATTGGGATTGGAGCGGGTTCAACCATTCGGCGGGCGATCGTTGATAAGAATGCCCGCATTGGTCAAAAAGTGCTGATCTTGAATAAAGACCGTGTGGAAGAATCCAACCGTGAAGATGAAGGTTTCTATATTCGGAGCGGTGTCGTGGTTGTATTGAAAAATGCGGTGATTCCCGATGGCACGGTAATCTAA
- a CDS encoding SH3 domain-containing protein: protein MSFLRFLQFVLGIICGVALLGISGAAAGYYFFSRMSVNPERPIYSEERGSTSTAEPQPTDGIVPETAAEAQSDSEAAPEPAQPVEAEVLEEGAYRAQVTWPDGLTLRAEPSLDAEQIGSLLYEDPMIVLDTTDDGLWERVRMPGSDRQGWVKAGNSEPIEED, encoded by the coding sequence ATGTCGTTTTTACGCTTCCTACAATTTGTCCTGGGCATCATTTGTGGCGTTGCGCTCTTAGGGATCAGTGGTGCTGCGGCGGGCTATTACTTTTTTAGTCGGATGTCGGTTAATCCGGAGCGTCCGATCTACAGCGAGGAGCGGGGCAGCACATCCACAGCGGAACCACAACCCACCGACGGCATTGTGCCTGAAACTGCGGCGGAAGCGCAATCCGATTCGGAGGCTGCTCCTGAACCGGCGCAACCTGTCGAAGCGGAAGTTCTTGAAGAGGGGGCCTATCGAGCACAAGTGACCTGGCCCGATGGGTTAACGCTGCGGGCGGAACCGTCCCTAGACGCAGAACAGATCGGGAGTTTGCTCTACGAAGATCCGATGATTGTGTTGGATACGACGGATGATGGTCTGTGGGAACGGGTGCGGATGCCGGGGAGCGATCGCCAAGGCTGGGTCAAGGCGGGCAACTCCGAACCGATCGAGGAAGACTAA
- a CDS encoding thiol-disulfide oxidoreductase DCC family protein — protein sequence MANPRYHVIYDGNCNLCVTFTQLLEQFDRGHLFDYTPMQDEATLAQWGIACQSGALGMILLDAQNPNHKWQGSAAAEEIARLLPLGDLFVQMYRNIPGMKPMGDRIYDQVRDNRYAWFGERESTYYSERRSP from the coding sequence ATGGCTAATCCTCGATACCACGTCATCTATGACGGCAATTGCAATCTTTGCGTCACGTTTACGCAACTCCTCGAACAGTTTGATCGCGGTCATCTCTTTGACTACACCCCCATGCAAGACGAAGCGACCCTCGCCCAGTGGGGGATCGCCTGCCAAAGTGGGGCTTTGGGGATGATTTTGCTGGATGCCCAAAACCCGAACCACAAATGGCAGGGCAGTGCGGCTGCTGAAGAAATCGCCCGCCTCTTGCCCTTGGGGGATCTATTTGTGCAGATGTACCGGAATATCCCTGGGATGAAACCCATGGGCGATCGCATCTATGACCAAGTGCGCGACAATCGCTATGCCTGGTTTGGTGAACGTGAGAGCACCTACTATTCCGAGCGGCGCAGCCCCTAA
- the cbiT gene encoding precorrin-6Y C5,15-methyltransferase subunit CbiT, translated as MWQYVTPGIPDQQFEQLPGIPLSKREVRVLILSALRMEPESVLWDIGAGTGTIPVEVGLLAPQSQIVAIERDQEVANLIRRNCDRFQVKNVQVIEGSAPDCLPEIEPRPTRICLEGGRPIKDILHAAWDALAPAGRIVATVNNLENLYAISEGLATLQARQIEVIQSAVNRLEQRGLHQTFAAVNPMFILSGEKF; from the coding sequence ATGTGGCAGTATGTAACCCCTGGGATTCCGGATCAGCAGTTTGAACAACTGCCGGGAATTCCCCTCAGTAAGCGCGAGGTGCGCGTGTTGATCTTGTCAGCGTTGCGGATGGAGCCGGAATCGGTGCTGTGGGATATTGGGGCGGGGACGGGGACAATTCCGGTGGAGGTGGGGTTACTCGCACCCCAGAGCCAGATTGTCGCCATTGAACGGGATCAAGAGGTAGCGAATTTGATTCGGCGCAATTGCGATCGCTTCCAGGTCAAAAATGTGCAAGTGATCGAAGGCAGCGCCCCCGATTGCTTACCTGAAATTGAACCCCGCCCCACCCGCATTTGCCTCGAAGGAGGACGGCCCATCAAAGACATTCTCCATGCCGCTTGGGATGCCCTCGCCCCAGCGGGCCGAATTGTGGCCACAGTGAATAATCTGGAAAATCTCTACGCTATTTCCGAAGGATTGGCCACCCTGCAAGCCCGCCAAATTGAGGTGATTCAGTCAGCGGTGAATCGTCTCGAACAGCGGGGACTCCATCAAACCTTCGCGGCGGTGAATCCGATGTTTATTCTCAGTGGTGAGAAGTTCTGA
- the cofH gene encoding 7,8-didemethyl-8-hydroxy-5-deazariboflavin synthase subunit CofH — MSSVTRSLQNALNGQDLTPEEGILLLSQTDPAIRESIRRVADQLRQRQSGNTVTYVVNRNLNFTNICEQHCGFCAFRRDVGQDGAYWLSSEVMGAKVAEAVALGATEICMQGGLNPEAKIQGSALAYYENLVRLIKEPFPALHLHAFSPQEVEFIARQDGLSYEAVLRVLQAAGVGSLPGTAAEVLSDRIRQIICPEKLDTATWLEIVGTAHRLGIPTTSTMLCGHIETPRDAIAHLHHLRQLQITAQAYPARITEFIALPFVGEQAPPALRKRVGRDQPDLTATLHFMAVARIYLGRWIPNHQPSWVKLGLAGATEALRWGCNDIGGTLMEEHITTMAGAKGGTGLTVEALRGAIASIGRPAQERTTLYQPGRDAIAAPTAAIFPNPEIPATMR, encoded by the coding sequence ATGTCCTCCGTCACTCGCTCGCTCCAGAATGCCCTTAATGGTCAGGATCTCACCCCAGAGGAGGGGATACTGTTACTGTCCCAAACAGACCCGGCGATCCGTGAATCGATCCGCAGGGTGGCCGATCAACTGCGGCAACGACAAAGTGGCAACACAGTTACCTATGTGGTGAACCGCAACCTCAACTTTACCAATATCTGCGAGCAGCACTGTGGATTTTGTGCGTTTCGGCGGGATGTGGGCCAAGACGGGGCCTATTGGTTATCGTCGGAGGTGATGGGGGCGAAGGTGGCCGAAGCGGTGGCCCTGGGGGCGACGGAAATTTGTATGCAGGGGGGACTGAATCCGGAGGCGAAGATTCAGGGGTCGGCGTTGGCCTATTACGAAAATTTGGTGCGGTTAATTAAAGAGCCGTTTCCGGCGTTGCATCTCCATGCTTTTTCGCCCCAGGAGGTGGAGTTTATCGCGCGGCAAGATGGGCTGAGTTATGAAGCGGTGTTGCGGGTGTTGCAGGCGGCGGGGGTGGGGTCGCTGCCGGGGACGGCGGCGGAGGTGTTGAGCGATCGCATTCGTCAGATCATTTGTCCGGAAAAACTGGATACGGCCACTTGGCTCGAAATCGTCGGCACGGCCCACCGTCTCGGCATTCCCACCACGAGCACGATGCTCTGCGGCCATATTGAAACCCCCAGGGATGCGATCGCCCACCTCCACCACCTCCGCCAACTTCAAATCACCGCCCAAGCCTACCCCGCCCGGATCACCGAATTCATCGCCCTGCCCTTTGTCGGGGAACAGGCCCCCCCCGCCCTCCGCAAACGAGTGGGGCGCGATCAGCCCGATCTCACGGCTACCCTGCATTTCATGGCGGTGGCTCGGATTTACCTAGGGCGGTGGATTCCCAACCATCAACCCAGTTGGGTGAAGTTGGGCCTCGCCGGAGCGACGGAGGCGCTGCGCTGGGGTTGTAATGACATCGGCGGTACGTTGATGGAAGAACATATCACCACCATGGCCGGGGCGAAAGGGGGCACGGGTTTAACGGTGGAGGCATTGCGAGGGGCGATCGCCTCCATCGGCCGCCCGGCCCAAGAACGCACGACACTCTATCAACCGGGGCGCGATGCGATCGCCGCCCCCACCGCCGCCATCTTCCCGAACCCCGAAATTCCCGCTACAATGCGTTAG
- a CDS encoding GNAT family N-acetyltransferase, producing MDSCYSPAPSSAVSAADDLTCPRAAIAIRHATAADIPRLAEVLTDSFHPPTSVMFWMQPLIRFGIQEDLRARFRADLPQYCCFAAVSHPTEQVIGTVEVSVRPLTWRRYTVEYPYISNLAVHPHYRRRGVARRLLLGCEPKARDWGFEAIYLHVLNRNQPAQQLYQGLGYHIEDSAPNYGGWEWFQPQRLLLYKSLQCSE from the coding sequence TTGGACTCCTGCTATTCTCCTGCTCCATCCTCCGCTGTCTCGGCTGCCGATGATCTCACCTGCCCCAGGGCGGCGATCGCCATTCGGCACGCCACCGCTGCTGACATCCCCCGCCTAGCTGAGGTACTCACCGACAGCTTTCACCCCCCGACCAGTGTGATGTTTTGGATGCAGCCCCTGATCCGCTTCGGCATTCAAGAAGATTTACGCGCTCGCTTCCGGGCAGATCTGCCCCAATATTGCTGTTTTGCGGCGGTGTCCCATCCCACGGAGCAAGTGATCGGTACGGTGGAAGTGTCCGTGCGCCCCCTCACCTGGCGACGCTATACCGTTGAATATCCCTACATTTCTAACCTGGCGGTGCATCCCCACTATCGACGGCGGGGGGTAGCGCGGCGCTTGCTGTTGGGCTGTGAACCGAAAGCGCGAGATTGGGGGTTTGAAGCCATTTATCTCCATGTGTTAAATCGCAACCAACCGGCACAGCAACTCTACCAAGGTTTGGGGTATCATATCGAGGACAGTGCCCCGAATTATGGGGGATGGGAGTGGTTTCAACCCCAGCGGTTGCTCCTGTACAAATCATTGCAATGTTCTGAGTAG
- a CDS encoding peroxiredoxin-like family protein: MNSYELLRQTNRIRVSDGVLLPVLRDTETAAQTLVVIWPQLGDFDSLEYATWIQRDRAHFHHANIAVRAVGIGDRNSGQRFCDYTGFPAAELFVDPEAQLHRDLNLYPGLTFKIPGLSPGQNAWLNLLLMCAGIGSPGTLREVWRGYWGDRHGPQLIHDDEQVNAPPLPSFRGSVFNLAGGNGFQRPFELATVRLRNMVEVLSHWRTYVPDSSYLPQRGATFLFNASGELGYEYRDRGILGYAAEMRRPLSFLIPTQGPAGNR; the protein is encoded by the coding sequence ATGAATAGCTATGAACTGCTGCGTCAAACCAATCGCATCCGGGTCAGTGACGGCGTGCTCCTGCCCGTGTTGCGGGACACGGAAACCGCTGCGCAAACCCTTGTGGTGATCTGGCCGCAACTGGGGGATTTTGACAGCCTTGAATACGCAACCTGGATTCAGCGCGATCGCGCCCATTTCCACCACGCCAACATTGCCGTGCGGGCCGTGGGCATTGGCGATCGCAACTCCGGCCAACGCTTCTGCGACTATACCGGCTTCCCCGCCGCCGAGCTTTTTGTCGATCCCGAAGCCCAACTCCACCGCGATCTCAACCTCTATCCCGGCTTAACTTTTAAAATTCCCGGCCTCTCCCCCGGCCAAAACGCCTGGCTGAATCTGCTGCTGATGTGCGCCGGGATTGGTAGTCCTGGCACGTTGCGGGAAGTGTGGCGCGGCTATTGGGGCGATCGCCACGGCCCCCAACTAATCCACGACGACGAACAGGTCAACGCGCCCCCCTTGCCCTCCTTTCGGGGGTCAGTCTTTAACCTAGCCGGGGGCAACGGCTTCCAGCGACCCTTTGAACTCGCCACCGTCCGCCTCCGCAACATGGTAGAGGTGCTCTCCCATTGGCGCACCTACGTCCCCGACTCCAGCTATCTCCCCCAGCGGGGCGCAACGTTTCTCTTTAACGCATCAGGAGAACTCGGCTACGAATATCGCGATCGCGGCATTTTGGGCTATGCCGCCGAAATGCGTCGCCCCCTCTCATTCTTGATCCCCACCCAAGGGCCAGCAGGGAATCGTTAG
- the msrB gene encoding peptide-methionine (R)-S-oxide reductase MsrB, translating to MVEKIQKTDQEWQAQLTAEQFKVTRKKGTERAFTGQYHNNKASGTYKCVCCGTPLFTSETKFDSGTGWPSFYAPITEDNVAYESDRTLFMVRTEVLCAACDAHLGHVFNDGPQPTGKRYCMNSAALDFEPQS from the coding sequence ATGGTGGAAAAAATTCAAAAAACAGACCAAGAATGGCAAGCTCAACTCACCGCTGAACAGTTTAAAGTCACCCGCAAAAAAGGCACAGAACGAGCCTTCACGGGCCAATATCACAACAACAAAGCCAGCGGAACCTATAAATGCGTGTGCTGCGGCACACCCCTCTTTACCTCAGAGACTAAGTTTGACTCCGGAACGGGTTGGCCGAGCTTTTACGCGCCCATTACCGAAGATAATGTGGCCTATGAAAGCGATCGCACCCTGTTTATGGTCAGAACAGAAGTCCTCTGCGCCGCCTGCGATGCCCATCTCGGCCATGTGTTCAACGATGGCCCCCAACCCACCGGCAAACGTTACTGCATGAATTCCGCTGCCCTAGACTTTGAACCCCAAAGCTAG